A genomic region of Rhodanobacter sp. contains the following coding sequences:
- a CDS encoding glycosyltransferase: protein MAARAPRRHYISVRIKFALTLLAAFAWTAFSLRLAIPWIRELGTIIGPVGAHLVIWGVAILPGFMNAFMVVGLLLDRRPARTWTGPFPGVTLLVAAYNEEASILSTIESIERQDYPGPLQVVVINDGSTDGTMVKLASVAYPWLTVIDLEKNAGKANALNQGLKVAAHPLTITLDGDSFLYKGALRHLVGRFLSDPPDTAAVAGSVLLRNSRFNLVTKIQEWDYFHGIASIKRLQSLFQGTLVAQGAFSLYRTDVLREVGGWPECVGEDIVLTWAILKAGHRVGYCEDAITFTNAPTSFRQFIRQRQRWSRGLIEAFKVHGSLLFKPRMSTVFVWWNLLFPYMDVAYTLFFIPGIVLALFGIYWIAGPMTLLVLPMAGLVNYLMFYIQSHMFRAQGLRVRRNPIGFIVYALFYGIVLQPGCVLGYLAEMMNLRKHWGTK from the coding sequence ATGGCCGCACGTGCCCCGCGCAGGCACTACATCTCCGTGCGCATCAAGTTCGCGCTGACCTTGCTGGCTGCCTTCGCCTGGACCGCTTTCTCGCTGCGCCTGGCCATCCCGTGGATCCGCGAACTGGGCACGATCATCGGCCCGGTCGGCGCCCATCTGGTGATCTGGGGCGTGGCGATCCTGCCGGGCTTCATGAATGCATTCATGGTGGTCGGCCTCCTGCTCGACCGGCGCCCCGCCCGCACCTGGACCGGTCCGTTTCCGGGGGTCACCCTGCTGGTGGCCGCCTACAACGAGGAGGCCTCGATCCTTTCCACGATCGAGTCGATCGAGCGGCAGGACTATCCCGGCCCGCTGCAGGTGGTGGTGATCAACGACGGCTCGACCGACGGCACCATGGTCAAGCTGGCCTCGGTGGCCTACCCGTGGCTGACCGTCATCGACCTCGAGAAAAATGCCGGCAAGGCCAACGCGCTGAACCAGGGGCTGAAGGTCGCCGCCCATCCGCTGACCATCACGCTGGACGGCGACTCCTTCCTCTACAAGGGCGCGCTGCGCCACCTGGTCGGCCGCTTCCTCAGCGACCCGCCGGACACCGCGGCCGTGGCCGGCTCGGTGCTGCTGCGCAACTCGCGTTTCAACCTGGTCACCAAGATCCAGGAGTGGGACTACTTCCACGGCATCGCCTCGATCAAACGCCTGCAGAGCCTGTTCCAGGGCACCCTGGTCGCACAGGGCGCGTTCTCGCTGTACCGCACCGACGTGCTGCGCGAGGTCGGCGGCTGGCCGGAATGCGTGGGCGAGGACATCGTGCTGACCTGGGCGATCCTCAAGGCGGGCCACCGCGTGGGCTACTGCGAGGACGCGATCACCTTCACCAACGCGCCGACCTCGTTCCGCCAGTTCATCCGCCAGCGGCAGCGCTGGTCGCGCGGCCTGATCGAGGCATTCAAGGTGCACGGCAGCCTGCTGTTCAAGCCGCGCATGAGCACGGTCTTCGTGTGGTGGAACCTGCTGTTCCCCTACATGGACGTGGCCTATACGCTGTTCTTCATTCCCGGCATCGTGCTGGCGCTGTTCGGCATCTACTGGATTGCCGGCCCGATGACCCTGCTGGTGCTGCCGATGGCCGGCCTCGTGAATTACCTGATGTTCTACATCCAATCGCACATGTTCCGCGCCCAGGGCTTGCGCGTGCGCCGCAATCCGATCGGGTTCATTGTCTACGCGCTGTTCTACGGCATCGTGCTGCAGCCCGGCTGCGTGCTGGGCTACCTTGCCGAGATGATGAATCTGCGCAAGCACTGGGGTACGAAATGA
- a CDS encoding nuclease-related domain-containing DEAD/DEAH box helicase, with amino-acid sequence MATLIPSRNSCLPRMTGGEKRVSERLEQKLEDDYLLWYDVPVGLKQRQPDFVVLHPRRGLLVLEVKDWKADTIRHADKTQFTLVTERGLTTATNPLLQARAYALEVGVVLERDPALRYPDGHRHAGKLVMPWGYGVVLANITRHQFQDGGLDAVIPAHLAICRDELYETVDAEAFQERLWAMFPQVFPVALTLPQIDRVRWHLFPEIRVEPGSGQFGLFAAEGKDARALEIPELVKVMDAQQEQLARSLGDEHRVIHGVAGSGKTMILGFRAMQLARSMSRPILVLCYNKALAARLEQLIGERGLGDKVQVYNFHRWCRRMLTSYHVELPPKGERFFEQMVERVIEGVDKGQIPRFQYGAVLIDEGHDFEPDWYKLIVQMIDPATNSLLVLYDDAQNIYGKADRRRISWKSLGVQAQGRTTILKLNYRNTLEILAVARNFASELLAARSEDDDGVPLIAPESAGRRGPLPELIRTDTAAAQLDALIAQLRDERAHGRPWSEMAVIYRNNWEGEKLHEALTRIDIPSSLADERGKQALFVVKDSVKLLTMHSCKGLEFPFVIVPGLGSLPHEGQREVDEARLLYVAMTRATERLVLIHHLDSVFSKRIRDSINEVQGQLTTRD; translated from the coding sequence ATGGCCACGCTGATCCCCTCCCGCAACAGTTGCCTGCCGCGCATGACCGGCGGCGAGAAGCGCGTATCCGAACGGCTGGAACAGAAACTGGAGGACGACTACCTGCTCTGGTACGACGTGCCTGTGGGCCTGAAGCAGCGCCAGCCCGACTTCGTGGTGCTCCACCCACGCCGCGGTCTGCTGGTGCTGGAGGTGAAGGACTGGAAGGCCGACACCATCCGCCACGCCGACAAGACCCAGTTCACCCTGGTCACCGAGCGCGGCCTGACCACTGCGACCAATCCGCTGCTGCAGGCACGCGCCTATGCGCTGGAGGTCGGCGTGGTGCTGGAGCGTGACCCGGCGCTGCGCTATCCCGACGGCCACCGCCACGCCGGCAAGCTGGTCATGCCCTGGGGCTACGGCGTGGTGCTGGCCAACATCACGCGCCACCAGTTCCAGGACGGCGGGTTGGACGCGGTGATTCCCGCGCACCTGGCGATCTGCCGTGACGAACTCTACGAGACGGTGGATGCCGAAGCCTTCCAGGAGCGCCTCTGGGCCATGTTCCCGCAGGTGTTCCCGGTGGCGCTCACCCTGCCGCAGATCGACCGCGTGCGCTGGCACCTGTTCCCCGAAATCCGCGTGGAGCCGGGCAGCGGCCAGTTCGGCCTGTTCGCCGCCGAGGGCAAGGACGCGCGGGCGCTGGAAATCCCCGAGCTGGTGAAGGTGATGGACGCCCAGCAGGAGCAGCTCGCGCGCTCGCTGGGCGACGAGCACCGCGTCATCCACGGTGTGGCCGGCTCCGGCAAGACCATGATCCTCGGCTTCCGCGCGATGCAGCTGGCGCGCTCGATGAGCCGGCCCATCCTGGTGCTCTGCTACAACAAGGCGCTGGCGGCGCGGCTGGAGCAGCTCATCGGCGAGCGCGGCCTCGGCGACAAGGTGCAGGTCTACAACTTCCACCGCTGGTGCCGGCGCATGCTCACCAGCTACCACGTGGAACTGCCGCCCAAGGGCGAGCGCTTCTTCGAGCAGATGGTGGAGCGGGTGATCGAGGGCGTGGACAAGGGCCAGATCCCGCGCTTCCAGTACGGCGCCGTGCTCATCGACGAAGGCCATGACTTCGAACCGGACTGGTACAAGCTGATCGTGCAGATGATCGACCCGGCCACCAATTCGCTGCTGGTGCTGTACGACGACGCGCAGAACATCTACGGCAAGGCGGACCGCCGCCGCATCAGCTGGAAAAGCCTCGGCGTGCAGGCGCAGGGGCGCACCACCATCCTCAAGCTCAACTACCGCAACACGCTGGAGATCCTCGCGGTGGCCCGCAACTTCGCCAGCGAGCTGCTCGCCGCGCGCAGCGAGGACGACGACGGCGTGCCGCTGATCGCCCCGGAAAGCGCCGGCCGCCGCGGCCCGCTGCCCGAACTGATCCGCACCGACACCGCCGCCGCCCAGCTCGACGCGTTGATCGCCCAGCTGCGCGACGAGCGCGCGCACGGCCGCCCATGGAGCGAGATGGCGGTGATCTACCGCAACAACTGGGAAGGCGAGAAGCTGCACGAAGCGCTGACGCGCATCGACATCCCCTCCAGCCTTGCCGACGAGCGCGGCAAGCAGGCGCTGTTCGTGGTGAAGGACAGCGTGAAGCTGCTCACCATGCATTCCTGCAAGGGCCTGGAGTTTCCCTTCGTGATCGTGCCCGGCCTCGGCTCGCTGCCGCACGAAGGCCAGCGCGAGGTGGACGAGGCGCGCCTGCTCTACGTGGCGATGACCCGCGCCACCGAGCGGCTGGTGCTGATCCACCACCTCGACTCGGTGTTCTCCAAACGCATCCGCGATTCGATCAACGAGGTGCAGGGGCAGCTGACGACACGCGACTGA
- a CDS encoding 3-deoxy-7-phosphoheptulonate synthase → MSHAATDDLRIRSIHPLATPAEVMDEYPATDAVLDTVGNARTALHRILAGADDRLAVVIGPCSIHDPRAALDYARRLAEQRARLGGELEIVMRVYFEKPRTTVGWKGLINDPDLDGSFRINKGLRVARQLLCDINALGMPAGCEFLDIISPQYLADLVAWGAIGARTTESQIHREMASGLSCPVGFKNGTDGNVKVAVDAVQAASHPHHFLAVTKQGQAAIAATRGNRDCHVILRGGKLPNYDAASVESTCAAIGKAGLPARVMVDASHANSGKNPENQPRVIADIAAQIEAGEHRIVGAMVESHLVAGRQELVDGQTLTYGQSITDGCLGWDDSLRVLERLAAAVRRRRGTAKDELAA, encoded by the coding sequence ATGTCCCACGCTGCCACCGACGACCTGCGCATCCGCAGCATCCATCCGCTCGCCACGCCCGCCGAGGTGATGGACGAGTACCCCGCCACCGACGCCGTGCTGGACACCGTAGGCAACGCGCGCACGGCCTTGCACCGCATCCTGGCCGGCGCCGACGACCGCCTCGCGGTGGTGATCGGGCCGTGCTCCATCCACGATCCGCGCGCGGCGCTGGACTACGCACGGCGATTGGCGGAGCAACGCGCTCGCCTCGGCGGCGAGCTGGAGATCGTGATGCGCGTGTACTTCGAGAAGCCGCGCACCACGGTGGGCTGGAAGGGGCTGATCAACGATCCCGATCTCGACGGCAGTTTCCGCATCAACAAGGGCCTGCGCGTGGCGCGCCAACTGCTGTGCGACATCAATGCGCTGGGCATGCCGGCGGGTTGCGAGTTCCTGGACATCATTTCGCCGCAGTACCTCGCCGACCTGGTGGCCTGGGGCGCGATCGGCGCACGTACTACCGAGAGCCAGATCCATCGCGAGATGGCCTCGGGGCTGTCGTGCCCGGTAGGCTTCAAGAACGGCACCGACGGCAACGTGAAGGTGGCGGTGGACGCGGTGCAGGCGGCGTCGCATCCGCACCATTTCCTCGCCGTGACCAAGCAAGGGCAGGCCGCCATCGCCGCCACCCGCGGCAACCGCGACTGCCATGTGATCCTGCGTGGCGGCAAGCTGCCGAACTACGACGCGGCGAGCGTGGAGTCGACCTGTGCCGCCATCGGCAAGGCCGGCTTGCCGGCGCGCGTGATGGTCGACGCCAGCCACGCCAACAGCGGCAAGAATCCCGAAAACCAGCCGCGGGTGATCGCCGACATCGCGGCGCAGATCGAGGCTGGCGAGCACCGCATCGTGGGCGCGATGGTGGAAAGCCATCTCGTCGCGGGGCGCCAGGAGCTGGTGGACGGCCAGACGCTGACCTACGGCCAGAGCATCACCGACGGTTGCCTCGGCTGGGACGACTCGCTGCGCGTGCTGGAGCGGCTGGCCGCCGCGGTGCGGCGCCGGCGCGGGACGGCGAAGGACGAACTGGCGGCGTGA
- a CDS encoding DUF1345 domain-containing protein gives MTATASKPRRFRLLHFIRGRPRLSICTVVFALTTAVLLMMRMRMASAVLLGFDLGALLYLITLARMFSRSGCEHIGRQAKLQDTGRRATLAVAVIVSLVVLVALTTELHAGKAGGASAVGLAALSVVLSWLFMNTTFALHYAHGYYGDDGHLQGGLDFPSTPKPDYWDFVYYSFVIGMCFQVSDVSVRSRPMRRLTLLHSVVAFFFNVFILAISVSVVGSLGGG, from the coding sequence ATGACCGCCACCGCATCGAAGCCGCGGCGGTTCCGGCTGCTGCACTTCATCCGCGGGCGGCCGCGGCTGAGCATCTGCACGGTGGTGTTCGCGCTGACTACCGCGGTGCTGCTCATGATGCGCATGCGCATGGCATCGGCGGTGCTGCTGGGCTTCGATCTCGGCGCGCTGCTGTACCTCATAACGCTGGCGCGGATGTTCTCGCGTTCCGGCTGCGAGCACATCGGTCGTCAGGCCAAGCTGCAGGACACCGGGCGGCGCGCCACGCTGGCGGTGGCGGTGATTGTCTCGCTGGTGGTGCTGGTGGCGCTGACCACCGAGCTGCACGCAGGCAAGGCCGGCGGTGCCTCGGCGGTGGGCCTCGCCGCGCTCAGCGTGGTGCTGTCGTGGCTGTTCATGAACACCACCTTCGCGCTGCACTATGCGCACGGCTACTACGGCGACGACGGCCACCTGCAAGGCGGCCTGGATTTCCCCTCCACGCCCAAGCCGGACTACTGGGATTTCGTGTACTACTCGTTCGTGATCGGCATGTGCTTCCAGGTCTCGGACGTATCCGTGCGCAGCCGTCCGATGCGCCGGCTCACGCTGTTGCACAGCGTGGTGGCGTTCTTCTTCAACGTGTTCATCCTGGCGATCAGCGTGAGCGTTGTGGGCAGCCTCGGCGGCGGCTGA
- a CDS encoding YajQ family cyclic di-GMP-binding protein: MPSFDVISEVDKHELTNAVDQANRELANRFDFKGSDAKFALEKSEILLTAPSDFQLQQMLDILRGRLVTRKIDIRALDIGEVETNLAGARQKITVKQGIEQPVAKKLVAALKEAKLKVEAQINGDKLRVTGKKRDDLQDAMAVLRKADVELPLQFDNLRD, translated from the coding sequence ATGCCCTCCTTCGACGTGATCTCCGAAGTCGACAAGCACGAACTCACCAATGCCGTGGACCAGGCCAACCGCGAGCTGGCGAACCGCTTCGACTTCAAGGGTTCGGACGCGAAGTTCGCGCTGGAGAAGTCCGAGATCCTGCTCACCGCGCCCAGCGATTTCCAGCTGCAGCAGATGCTGGACATCCTGCGCGGCCGGCTCGTCACGCGGAAGATCGACATCCGCGCGCTGGACATCGGCGAGGTGGAGACCAACCTCGCCGGCGCGCGCCAGAAGATCACCGTGAAGCAGGGCATCGAGCAGCCGGTGGCGAAGAAGCTGGTGGCCGCGCTGAAGGAAGCCAAGCTCAAGGTCGAGGCGCAGATCAACGGCGACAAGCTGCGCGTCACCGGCAAGAAGCGCGACGACCTGCAGGACGCGATGGCGGTGCTGCGCAAGGCCGACGTGGAGCTGCCGCTGCAGTTCGACAACCTGCGCGACTGA
- a CDS encoding NAD(P)/FAD-dependent oxidoreductase has product MAGAGLVKTDVLIVGAGAAGLMCAITAGQRGRRVLVVDHANRVGKKILMSGGGRCNFTNTGALPANYLSANPHFAKSALARYTPADFIALVEKHGIAYHEKELGQLFCDDSSKQIVRLLLDECAAAGVRIETSCGVERVRRTDEGFAVLTARGELHAESLVVATGGLSIPSMGATGFGYELARQFGHAVLPVRAALVPLTLSGKHQEHYADLAGVALPQAEARVGKRAFRAGLLFTHRGLSGPAILQISSYWQPGDDLRLDLAPDAELGDWLVAQRVARPAAELKNVLAEALPKRLAQRLCERVFESRPMRQYRDNELREIGRQLHDWPITASGTEGYRTAEVTLGGVDTDVLSSSTLQSKLVPGLYFIGEVVDVTGWLGGYNFQWAWASGHAAGEVA; this is encoded by the coding sequence ATGGCGGGAGCGGGCTTGGTGAAAACGGATGTGCTGATCGTCGGCGCCGGCGCCGCGGGGCTGATGTGCGCGATCACCGCCGGGCAGCGCGGCCGCCGCGTGCTGGTGGTGGACCACGCCAACCGCGTCGGCAAGAAGATCCTGATGTCCGGCGGCGGCCGCTGCAACTTCACCAACACCGGCGCATTGCCGGCCAACTACCTCAGCGCCAACCCGCACTTCGCCAAGTCCGCGCTGGCGCGCTACACGCCGGCGGACTTCATCGCGCTGGTGGAGAAGCACGGCATCGCCTACCACGAGAAGGAACTCGGGCAACTGTTCTGCGACGACTCGTCCAAGCAGATCGTGCGCCTGCTGCTGGACGAATGCGCCGCGGCCGGCGTGCGCATCGAGACGAGCTGCGGCGTCGAGCGTGTGCGCCGGACGGACGAAGGCTTCGCCGTGCTCACCGCGCGCGGCGAGCTGCATGCGGAGTCGCTGGTGGTGGCGACCGGCGGCCTTTCCATTCCCAGCATGGGCGCCACCGGTTTCGGCTACGAGCTGGCGCGCCAGTTCGGCCATGCCGTATTGCCCGTGCGCGCCGCGCTGGTGCCGCTGACCCTGAGCGGCAAGCACCAGGAGCATTACGCCGACCTCGCCGGCGTGGCGCTGCCGCAGGCCGAGGCGCGCGTGGGCAAGCGTGCGTTCCGCGCGGGCCTGCTGTTCACCCATCGCGGCCTGAGCGGGCCGGCCATCCTGCAGATTTCCTCGTACTGGCAGCCGGGCGACGACCTGCGGCTCGACCTCGCGCCCGATGCCGAGCTGGGCGATTGGCTGGTGGCGCAGCGCGTCGCGCGTCCGGCCGCGGAGCTGAAGAATGTGCTCGCCGAGGCTTTGCCGAAGCGCCTTGCGCAACGCCTGTGCGAACGGGTCTTCGAAAGCCGCCCGATGCGCCAGTACCGCGACAACGAACTGCGCGAGATAGGCCGCCAGCTGCACGACTGGCCGATCACCGCCAGCGGCACCGAAGGCTACCGCACCGCCGAAGTGACGCTGGGCGGCGTGGATACCGACGTGCTTTCCTCCAGCACCTTGCAGTCGAAGCTAGTGCCCGGACTGTATTTCATCGGCGAGGTGGTGGACGTCACCGGCTGGCTGGGCGGCTACAACTTCCAGTGGGCCTGGGCTTCCGGCCATGCGGCGGGCGAGGTGGCGTGA
- a CDS encoding NAD(P)-dependent oxidoreductase produces the protein MKVGFLGLGAMGAAMATNLLKAGHAVTVWNRSPEATQPLAALGAAVASTPAEAARGDAVLTMLANDEAVRGVILGGGVLDALAPGAVHANHATISVKLAKELAQAHAARGVGYVAAPVFGRPDVAAAGRLNILAAGEAQAVERVRPLLEAMGSRVWPLGEAPERANVAKIAGNFMLAAAIESMAEASALVRAHGIGAADFLDVMTGTLFAAPAYQGYAKLIAEQRFKPAGFALPLGYKDVRLAQEAGEAARVPLPFAGVLRDSLLEALAAGDEDVDWSVLSQVAARRARLDQRGG, from the coding sequence ATGAAAGTCGGTTTCCTTGGCCTGGGCGCGATGGGCGCCGCGATGGCAACGAACCTGCTCAAGGCCGGCCATGCGGTGACGGTGTGGAATCGCTCGCCCGAGGCTACGCAGCCGCTGGCCGCACTGGGCGCCGCGGTGGCGTCGACGCCGGCCGAGGCGGCACGCGGCGACGCCGTGCTCACCATGCTGGCGAACGACGAGGCGGTGCGCGGCGTGATCCTCGGCGGCGGCGTGCTCGACGCACTGGCGCCCGGCGCGGTGCATGCGAACCACGCCACGATTTCGGTGAAGCTGGCGAAGGAGCTGGCGCAGGCGCATGCGGCGCGCGGCGTGGGTTATGTCGCCGCGCCGGTGTTCGGCCGGCCGGACGTGGCCGCCGCCGGCCGGCTCAACATCCTCGCCGCGGGCGAGGCGCAGGCGGTCGAGCGCGTGCGTCCGTTGCTGGAGGCGATGGGCAGCCGCGTGTGGCCGCTGGGCGAGGCGCCGGAGCGCGCCAACGTGGCGAAGATCGCCGGCAATTTCATGCTGGCCGCGGCGATCGAGAGCATGGCCGAGGCCTCCGCGCTGGTGCGCGCGCACGGCATCGGCGCGGCCGATTTCCTCGACGTGATGACCGGCACGCTGTTCGCCGCGCCGGCCTACCAGGGCTATGCGAAGCTGATCGCCGAGCAGCGTTTCAAGCCCGCGGGTTTCGCGCTGCCGCTGGGCTACAAGGACGTGCGGCTGGCGCAGGAGGCCGGCGAGGCGGCGCGCGTGCCGTTGCCGTTCGCCGGCGTGCTGCGCGACAGCCTGCTGGAGGCGCTGGCCGCGGGCGACGAGGATGTGGACTGGTCGGTGCTGTCGCAAGTGGCGGCGCGGCGCGCGCGCCTCGACCAGCGCGGCGGCTAG
- a CDS encoding YaiI/YqxD family protein, whose translation MSGKSPVRTTEGSSSGGASAPTDGDASGHAPDASIRSEGRMPEDRTPKILVDADACPVPIKEILFRAAERTQVMVTLVANQYLRTPPSRFVRAIQVPGGFDVADHEIARRTNAGDLVVTQDIPLAAMVIEKGALALDPRGTLHTPDTIAQRLSMRNFMDELRGAGVDTGGHAPFHARDKQAFANQLDRWLAGLR comes from the coding sequence ATGAGCGGCAAGTCGCCCGTTCGAACCACGGAGGGTTCCTCGTCCGGCGGCGCGTCCGCGCCGACGGACGGAGACGCATCCGGGCATGCACCGGATGCGTCGATTCGATCCGAAGGCAGGATGCCGGAGGATCGAACTCCCAAGATCCTGGTCGACGCCGACGCTTGCCCAGTGCCGATCAAGGAGATCCTGTTCCGCGCCGCCGAACGCACCCAGGTGATGGTGACCCTGGTGGCGAACCAGTACCTGCGCACGCCGCCCTCGCGCTTCGTGCGTGCGATACAGGTGCCGGGCGGCTTCGACGTGGCCGACCACGAGATCGCGCGCCGTACCAATGCAGGCGACCTCGTCGTCACGCAGGACATCCCGCTGGCCGCGATGGTGATCGAAAAAGGCGCGCTCGCGCTGGACCCGCGCGGCACGCTGCACACGCCCGACACCATTGCCCAGCGCCTGAGCATGCGCAACTTCATGGACGAACTGCGCGGCGCCGGCGTCGACACCGGCGGCCACGCGCCGTTCCACGCGCGCGACAAGCAGGCGTTCGCGAACCAGCTGGACCGCTGGCTGGCGGGCCTGCGCTAG
- a CDS encoding PhzF family phenazine biosynthesis protein, with translation MSPLRYLHLDVFAATHGGGNHLGVVIGAAHWSGTAMQRFARWTNLVETTFLLPPSDPAASYRVRIFTPHKEIPFAGHPSVGSAHAALECGLAQPVDGLLWQECGAGVLPMRVEGAGAHRHLLLKSPGERVLDTGRDAHPLLAAALAGIGTGVLPPALVDGGRRWWLAEVASEAALRAWQPDHSAIGTLAHASDSMGLCAFARSAHPDYQLVVRAFPAGVGIVEDPASGAANGLIAAYIAQAEPRGPLAAGYVVSQGREIGHDAQLVVRIADGAVWVGGRTHTIVDGALHWNTA, from the coding sequence ATGTCGCCGCTACGCTACCTGCACCTCGATGTCTTCGCCGCCACCCACGGCGGCGGCAACCACCTCGGCGTGGTGATCGGCGCGGCGCACTGGAGCGGCACGGCGATGCAGCGCTTCGCGCGCTGGACCAACCTGGTCGAAACCACCTTTCTGCTGCCGCCCAGCGATCCCGCGGCCAGCTACCGCGTGCGCATCTTCACGCCGCACAAGGAGATCCCGTTCGCCGGCCACCCCAGCGTAGGCAGCGCGCACGCCGCGCTGGAATGCGGCCTGGCGCAACCGGTCGACGGGCTGCTGTGGCAGGAATGCGGCGCCGGCGTGCTGCCGATGCGCGTGGAAGGCGCCGGCGCGCACCGCCATCTGCTGCTGAAGTCGCCCGGCGAACGCGTGCTGGACACCGGCCGCGACGCGCACCCCCTGCTCGCCGCCGCGCTGGCCGGCATCGGCACGGGCGTGCTGCCGCCCGCGCTGGTCGACGGCGGCCGCCGCTGGTGGCTGGCCGAGGTGGCAAGCGAAGCCGCGCTGCGCGCGTGGCAACCCGACCACAGCGCGATCGGCACGCTGGCCCACGCCAGTGACAGCATGGGTCTGTGCGCGTTCGCGCGCAGCGCACACCCCGACTACCAACTGGTGGTGCGCGCCTTCCCCGCCGGCGTGGGCATCGTCGAGGACCCCGCCTCCGGCGCCGCCAACGGCCTGATCGCCGCGTACATCGCGCAGGCCGAACCGCGCGGCCCGCTGGCCGCCGGCTACGTGGTGAGCCAGGGCCGCGAGATCGGCCACGACGCCCAGCTCGTCGTGCGCATCGCCGACGGCGCGGTGTGGGTCGGCGGCCGCACCCACACCATCGTCGACGGCGCGCTGCACTGGAACACGGCATGA
- a CDS encoding rhomboid family intramembrane serine protease, whose protein sequence is MPITLIILAITCIVSFMALNNRKLMDDLILWPPAISRRHEYHRLVTYGLVHADFGHLLFNMITLFFFGRAMEGFYTAQLGTFGFALFYIGALVVSILPTYLKNRGNAGYHSLGASGAVSAVLFAYILQAPWSRIIVFVLPMPAIVYAVLYTAYSIYMDRRGLDRVNHSAHLWGAAYGVLFTVLVNPPVLPYFLGELSHPRF, encoded by the coding sequence ATGCCGATCACCCTCATCATCCTCGCGATCACCTGCATTGTTTCGTTCATGGCGCTCAACAACCGCAAGCTGATGGACGACCTGATCCTGTGGCCGCCCGCGATCAGCCGCCGGCACGAGTACCACCGGCTGGTCACCTACGGCCTGGTGCACGCGGATTTCGGCCACCTGCTGTTCAACATGATCACCCTGTTTTTCTTCGGCCGCGCGATGGAGGGTTTCTACACGGCCCAGTTGGGCACGTTCGGTTTTGCTTTGTTTTACATCGGCGCGCTGGTGGTCTCGATCCTGCCCACCTATCTCAAGAACCGAGGCAATGCGGGCTACCACAGCCTCGGCGCCTCGGGCGCGGTGTCGGCGGTGCTGTTCGCCTACATCCTGCAGGCGCCATGGTCGCGCATCATCGTGTTCGTGCTGCCGATGCCGGCGATCGTCTACGCCGTGCTCTACACCGCGTATTCGATCTACATGGACAGGCGCGGCCTGGACCGCGTCAACCACAGCGCGCACCTGTGGGGCGCGGCCTATGGCGTGCTGTTCACCGTGCTGGTGAATCCGCCGGTGCTGCCGTACTTCCTTGGCGAGTTGTCGCATCCGCGGTTCTAG
- a CDS encoding aminopeptidase has product MTCWHPAVVPRLRLGCLVFAVLSLALSGCGSLRYYAQAVHGQGELVLRRQPVRKLLRDPATDPKLAARLSLALAAREFASRHLDLPDNRSYTTYVALHRPYVVWNVFATPRYSVEAVQHCFPVAGCVAYRGWFSEAAAEADAARLRSRGDDVWVGGVPAYSTLGWFADPILSSMLGWNDDELASTIFHELAHQLIYAKGDTAFNESFATFVQTEGLREWRAARGLPPDDGRAQAMDDAFTKRVLELRDRLKALYASGADREAMEAGKQREIAAFRQRYAAWRDAHFPGDHRYDAWVARPINNARLLPFGLYDQWTPAFAALFREGGGQWPAFYARVRVLAHEPMATRDATLQGLLPARAP; this is encoded by the coding sequence ATGACTTGTTGGCATCCCGCCGTTGTTCCCCGACTTCGCCTCGGCTGTCTCGTTTTCGCGGTGCTGAGCCTTGCCCTGTCCGGATGCGGCAGCCTGCGCTATTACGCGCAGGCCGTGCATGGGCAGGGTGAGCTGGTGCTGCGCCGGCAGCCGGTGCGCAAGCTGCTGCGCGATCCGGCCACCGATCCGAAACTCGCCGCGCGCCTGTCGCTGGCGCTGGCCGCGCGCGAGTTCGCCAGCCGCCATCTCGACCTGCCGGACAACCGCAGCTACACCACCTACGTGGCGCTGCACCGGCCCTATGTGGTGTGGAACGTGTTCGCCACGCCGCGCTACTCGGTGGAGGCGGTGCAGCACTGCTTTCCCGTCGCCGGTTGCGTGGCCTATCGCGGCTGGTTCAGCGAGGCGGCGGCCGAGGCCGATGCGGCGCGCCTGCGCAGCAGGGGCGACGATGTGTGGGTGGGCGGCGTGCCGGCGTATTCCACGCTGGGCTGGTTCGCCGACCCCATCCTCTCCAGCATGCTGGGCTGGAACGACGACGAACTGGCCAGCACGATCTTCCACGAGCTGGCGCACCAGCTGATCTACGCCAAGGGCGATACCGCGTTCAACGAATCCTTCGCCACCTTCGTGCAGACCGAAGGCCTGCGCGAATGGCGTGCCGCGCGCGGCCTGCCGCCGGACGACGGGCGCGCGCAGGCGATGGATGACGCTTTCACGAAGCGGGTGCTTGAGCTGCGCGACCGCCTGAAGGCGCTGTATGCCAGCGGCGCGGACCGCGAAGCGATGGAGGCGGGCAAGCAGCGCGAGATCGCCGCGTTCCGCCAGCGCTACGCCGCATGGCGCGACGCGCACTTCCCGGGCGACCACCGTTACGACGCTTGGGTGGCCAGGCCGATCAACAACGCGCGGCTGTTGCCGTTCGGCCTGTACGACCAGTGGACGCCGGCGTTCGCCGCGTTGTTCCGCGAGGGCGGCGGGCAATGGCCGGCGTTCTACGCTCGGGTGCGCGTGCTGGCGCACGAGCCGATGGCCACGCGCGATGCCACCCTGCAGGGGTTGCTGCCGGCAAGGGCGCCCTGA